Proteins encoded within one genomic window of Guyparkeria hydrothermalis:
- a CDS encoding homoserine dehydrogenase translates to MPPVRIGLLGLGTVGGGVVNVLTRNAEEIARRAGRRIEVVHASARNLDAPRICPLEGITLTTDPMEVVENPEVDVVVELIGGMRPAGDLMRRALELGKPVVTANKALIAHEGMELFELAQKHHTMVAFEAAVAGGIPIIKAIREGLAGNRIEWLAGIINGTGNYILTAMRDEGRAFAEVLAEAQYLGFAEADPTFDVEGIDAAHKLTILAAIAFGMPLKFDEVYTEGISGIETEDVQYAREFGYQIKHLGIARQRDDGVELRVHPTLIPERRLLANVDGVQNAVLAWGDAVGPTMYYGAGAGADPTASAVVADLVDVVRTLTADPMHRVPHLAVVPDQISDMPVAPMESIETAYYLRIAVQDKPGVLARIAQILADHEVSIEAMMQKEMSEDERTLPIVMLTHQVREKAMNEAIAEIEALDTVRAPVVRMRVETLDG, encoded by the coding sequence CTGCCGCCAGTACGTATCGGGCTGCTGGGCCTGGGTACCGTTGGTGGCGGCGTGGTCAACGTCCTGACCCGCAATGCCGAGGAGATCGCCCGCCGCGCCGGCCGGCGTATCGAGGTGGTGCACGCCTCGGCCCGCAATCTCGACGCGCCGCGCATCTGCCCGCTGGAAGGCATCACGCTGACCACCGATCCGATGGAAGTGGTCGAGAATCCGGAAGTGGACGTGGTGGTCGAGTTGATCGGCGGCATGCGTCCGGCCGGCGACCTGATGCGGCGCGCGCTCGAGCTGGGCAAGCCGGTGGTGACGGCCAACAAGGCGCTGATCGCCCACGAGGGCATGGAGTTGTTCGAGCTGGCCCAGAAGCATCACACCATGGTCGCCTTCGAGGCGGCCGTGGCCGGCGGCATCCCGATCATCAAGGCGATCCGCGAGGGTCTGGCCGGCAATCGCATCGAGTGGCTGGCGGGCATCATCAACGGCACGGGCAACTACATCCTCACCGCCATGCGCGATGAGGGTCGGGCGTTCGCCGAGGTGCTCGCCGAAGCCCAGTATCTTGGCTTTGCCGAGGCCGATCCGACCTTCGACGTCGAGGGCATCGACGCGGCGCACAAGCTGACCATCCTGGCCGCGATCGCCTTCGGCATGCCGCTGAAGTTCGACGAGGTCTACACGGAAGGCATCTCCGGCATCGAGACCGAGGACGTCCAGTACGCCCGCGAGTTCGGCTACCAGATCAAGCACTTGGGCATTGCCCGACAGCGTGACGACGGCGTCGAGCTGCGCGTCCACCCGACCCTGATCCCCGAGCGTCGCCTGCTGGCGAACGTCGACGGCGTGCAGAACGCCGTGCTCGCCTGGGGCGATGCAGTCGGTCCGACCATGTACTACGGCGCCGGTGCCGGCGCCGATCCGACCGCCTCGGCGGTGGTCGCCGATCTGGTCGATGTTGTGCGCACGCTCACCGCCGACCCGATGCACCGCGTGCCGCATCTCGCGGTGGTCCCCGATCAGATCAGTGACATGCCGGTCGCGCCGATGGAGTCGATCGAGACGGCCTACTACTTGCGCATTGCGGTGCAGGACAAGCCGGGCGTGCTCGCGCGCATCGCCCAGATCCTTGCCGACCACGAGGTCTCCATCGAGGCGATGATGCAGAAGGAGATGAGCGAGGACGAGCGGACCCTGCCGATCGTCATGCTCACGCACCAGGTGCGCGAGAAGGCGATGAACGAGGCGATCGCCGAGATCGAGGCACTCGATACCGTCCGGGCGCCGGTGGTGCGCATGCGCGTGGAGACGCTCGACGGGTAG
- the alaC gene encoding alanine transaminase: MNEHFARIKRLPPYVFNITGELKAKARAAGEDIVDFGMGNPDQPTPPHIVEKMVEAARRGDTHRYSQSKGIPRLRRAIANWYRNRYDVEIDPESEAIVTIGSKEGLGHLAMATLSAGDTVLVPNPAYPIHPYGSVIADADIRHVQLTPDVDFFEELTRAIKETWPKPKMLILNFPANPTTQCVDLEFFEKVVGICREAGIWVIHDLAYADIVFDGYKAPSIMEVPGAKDVAVEFFTLSKSYNMPGWRVGFMVGNPTLVGALSRIKSYFDYGTFTPIQVASILALEGDQTCVDEICDMYRRRRDVLCEGLNAAGWPVEPPKATMFVWAKIPEQFAHLGSLEFSKLLLAEAKVAVSPGIGFGAYGDDHVRFSLIENEHRTRQAIRGIKAMFRAHGITPPSEGGQ, from the coding sequence GTGAACGAACATTTCGCCCGCATCAAGCGACTGCCGCCCTACGTCTTCAACATCACCGGCGAACTCAAGGCGAAGGCGCGAGCCGCCGGCGAGGACATCGTCGATTTCGGCATGGGCAACCCGGACCAGCCGACCCCGCCGCACATTGTCGAGAAGATGGTCGAGGCGGCTCGCCGCGGCGACACGCATCGCTACTCGCAGTCGAAGGGCATTCCGCGTCTGCGTCGCGCGATCGCCAATTGGTACCGCAATCGCTATGACGTCGAGATCGATCCGGAGTCCGAGGCGATCGTCACCATAGGCTCGAAGGAAGGTCTTGGCCACCTGGCGATGGCGACCCTGTCCGCGGGCGATACGGTGCTGGTGCCCAACCCGGCCTACCCGATCCACCCCTATGGCTCGGTGATCGCCGATGCGGACATTCGTCACGTGCAACTCACGCCGGACGTGGACTTCTTCGAGGAGCTCACCCGGGCGATCAAGGAGACCTGGCCCAAGCCGAAGATGCTGATCCTCAACTTCCCGGCGAATCCGACCACGCAGTGCGTGGATCTGGAGTTCTTCGAGAAGGTGGTCGGGATCTGCCGCGAGGCCGGTATCTGGGTGATCCACGATCTCGCGTATGCCGACATCGTCTTCGACGGCTACAAGGCGCCGTCGATCATGGAGGTGCCCGGGGCGAAGGACGTGGCGGTTGAGTTCTTCACCCTGTCGAAGAGCTACAACATGCCCGGCTGGCGTGTCGGCTTCATGGTGGGCAACCCGACGCTGGTCGGCGCGTTGTCGCGGATCAAGTCGTACTTCGACTACGGCACGTTCACCCCGATCCAGGTTGCCTCGATCCTCGCGCTCGAGGGCGACCAGACGTGCGTCGACGAGATCTGCGACATGTACCGTCGCCGCCGCGACGTGCTCTGCGAGGGGCTGAACGCCGCCGGCTGGCCGGTCGAGCCGCCCAAGGCGACGATGTTCGTCTGGGCGAAGATTCCGGAGCAGTTCGCGCACCTGGGGTCGCTGGAGTTCTCCAAGCTATTGCTGGCCGAGGCCAAGGTGGCCGTCTCGCCGGGCATCGGTTTCGGCGCCTACGGCGACGACCACGTGCGCTTCTCGCTGATCGAGAACGAACACCGCACCCGACAGGCGATCCGCGGCATCAAGGCGATGTTTCGCGCCCACGGGATCACCCCGCCGTCGGAGGGAGGTCAATGA